From the Candidatus Polarisedimenticolaceae bacterium genome, one window contains:
- a CDS encoding MBL fold metallo-hydrolase produces MRYPVSEHFDGRRFFNPGGLPAGTPLDVLRWKLTSRPARWPRSVANTHPVRIPDGVAADEVAATFVGHATFLLQFRGANLLTDPIWSACAGPFGRLGPRRVRPPALALDALPPLRAVLVSHNHYDHLDLPTLRALDRAQRPLFVTSLGNERWLKRRGIRDVVELDWWQTHPMGDGLSVTFVPAQHFAARGFTDRYKTLWGGFVVERKGVKVYFAADSGWFDGFRAIGERLGPFDLALLPIGAYEPRWFMTPVHVTPEDAVQAHLDVRSRLSVAMHFGTFQLTDESIDEPIVRLRAALAERAIPEGTFVVPEFGETILTRRAEARPGSTYGADRTRRS; encoded by the coding sequence ATGCGATATCCCGTCTCCGAACATTTCGACGGCCGTCGATTCTTCAACCCGGGCGGCCTTCCCGCCGGGACGCCCCTGGACGTCCTTCGCTGGAAGCTGACCTCGCGCCCCGCGCGTTGGCCCCGCTCGGTCGCGAACACGCATCCGGTCCGGATCCCCGACGGCGTGGCCGCGGACGAGGTCGCGGCGACCTTCGTCGGGCACGCGACGTTCCTCCTCCAGTTCCGCGGCGCGAACCTGCTGACCGACCCGATCTGGTCCGCGTGCGCGGGCCCTTTCGGCCGCCTCGGCCCGCGGCGCGTGCGTCCCCCGGCGCTCGCGCTCGACGCCCTCCCCCCGCTTCGCGCGGTGCTCGTCTCCCACAACCACTACGACCACCTCGACCTCCCGACGCTGCGCGCCCTCGACCGCGCGCAACGGCCGCTGTTCGTCACGAGCCTCGGGAACGAGCGCTGGCTCAAGCGGCGCGGGATCCGCGACGTGGTCGAGCTCGACTGGTGGCAGACCCATCCGATGGGCGACGGGTTGTCGGTCACGTTCGTCCCGGCGCAGCATTTCGCCGCCCGCGGGTTCACCGACCGGTACAAGACGCTCTGGGGCGGGTTCGTGGTCGAGCGGAAGGGGGTGAAGGTCTACTTCGCCGCCGACTCGGGGTGGTTCGACGGGTTCCGGGCGATCGGCGAGCGCCTCGGGCCGTTCGACCTCGCGCTGCTCCCGATCGGCGCCTACGAGCCGCGCTGGTTCATGACCCCGGTGCACGTCACCCCCGAGGACGCGGTCCAGGCCCACCTCGACGTGCGCTCGCGCCTGTCGGTGGCGATGCACTTCGGGACCTTCCAGCTGACCGACGAGTCGATCGACGAGCCGATCGTGCGCCTGCGCGCCGCGCTGGCGGAGCGGGCGATCCCGGAGGGGACGTTCGTCGTGCCGGAGTTCGGGGAGACGATCCTCACGCGGAGGGCGGAAGCACGCCCAGGATCCACGTATGGAGCCGACCGCACGCGTCGCAGTTGA
- a CDS encoding NAD-dependent epimerase/dehydratase family protein — MTGNRRTFVKSAVAAGAGAVVVSQLGGRLFAADEPEGLPVWRRPQASKAPKPLKILILGGTGFLGPHTVDYALARGHEVTLFNRGKRNPGMFPNVETILGDRDGKLDGLKDRKWDAVVDNSGYVPRIVKLSADLLAPNVGQYLFISSISVFGETPKPGADETAPTDPLTEPNSEEVMKYYGALKAACERQAEASLPGRATTIRPGLIVGPLDPTDRFTYWPVRIAKGGEVLCPPADDPTQIIDVRDLAAFIVKCLEDRNFGIYNATGPEKELSFKAMLESTKKAAKSDATLVFTDAAFLEKNEVAAWAELPSWVPGTGATAGFSRINCKKAIAKGLKFRPVEEIVEDTLKWWATLPDERRAKLKAGLAPDKEAKVLAAWKEAKKAR; from the coding sequence ATGACCGGAAACCGCAGGACCTTCGTGAAGTCCGCCGTCGCCGCGGGCGCCGGCGCCGTCGTCGTTTCGCAACTCGGGGGCCGCCTGTTCGCCGCCGACGAGCCCGAGGGGCTCCCGGTGTGGCGTCGCCCGCAGGCGTCGAAGGCGCCCAAGCCCCTCAAGATCCTGATCCTCGGGGGCACGGGGTTCCTCGGCCCCCACACCGTCGACTACGCCCTCGCCCGCGGCCACGAGGTGACCCTCTTCAACCGCGGCAAGCGCAACCCCGGGATGTTCCCGAACGTGGAGACGATCCTGGGCGATCGCGACGGCAAGCTCGACGGGCTCAAGGACCGCAAGTGGGACGCGGTCGTGGACAACTCGGGGTACGTCCCGCGCATCGTGAAGCTGTCCGCCGACCTCCTGGCGCCGAACGTCGGACAGTACCTGTTCATCTCCTCGATCTCGGTCTTCGGCGAGACCCCCAAGCCCGGCGCCGACGAGACCGCCCCGACCGATCCGCTCACCGAGCCGAACAGCGAAGAGGTGATGAAGTACTACGGGGCGCTGAAGGCGGCGTGCGAGCGGCAGGCGGAGGCGTCGCTCCCCGGACGCGCCACGACGATCCGCCCGGGGTTGATCGTCGGCCCCCTCGATCCGACCGACCGGTTCACGTACTGGCCGGTCCGGATCGCGAAGGGCGGCGAGGTGTTGTGCCCCCCGGCCGACGACCCGACCCAGATCATCGACGTCCGCGATCTCGCGGCGTTCATCGTGAAGTGCCTCGAGGACCGGAACTTCGGCATCTACAACGCGACCGGCCCCGAGAAGGAGCTTTCGTTCAAGGCGATGCTCGAGTCGACGAAGAAGGCCGCCAAGTCCGACGCGACCCTCGTCTTCACCGACGCCGCGTTCCTCGAGAAGAACGAGGTCGCGGCGTGGGCCGAGCTCCCGTCGTGGGTTCCCGGGACCGGCGCCACCGCCGGGTTCTCGCGGATCAACTGCAAGAAGGCGATCGCGAAGGGGCTGAAGTTCCGCCCCGTGGAGGAGATCGTCGAAGACACGCTCAAGTGGTGGGCGACGCTCCCCGACGAGCGACGGGCCAAGCTCAAGGCCGGCCTGGCTCCCGACAAGGAGGCGAAGGTGCTCGCGGCGTGGAAGGAAGCGAAGAAGGCACGGTAG